The following are encoded together in the Bacillus sp. V2I10 genome:
- a CDS encoding YndJ family protein — MKFRSIAIIHIVLFLLSVLFHAGPWYFLLLTAAQLVYVPLVLQLVMKKGDWFYKLYPYVSIPGYASVFILQITGENSLDVFFAGVYLFFTIIAAAYGCSRFLSRGFIHFEEFSVDMGLFSLMVGGAWFFAHIADIETGFSPIIRWLTGIHFHYSSFLLPIFAGFLGRISKPPFYRLSTSILIVSPIIVALGITFSVWLELLSVLFYIVGIYGLIYHSFDVQLHQAKWLIRLSFSALGITILFSLAYALGNVWGDFTVTITYMLTFHGMLNCGLFALLGVIGWSIFTPSAPEAASFSISKVRGKRVIGEKILDKIAEKNSAEYEGLVDDMGIYEPHISLKTLSKDIISFYENTNQYRLLAEVKWHNWFKLFAILYRLISRQVKQINLPVSSKQTEMTGNIYPVKKEHDDRESARAWVRKVNGETAFVALYSYHKTNEKTYMNIALPLPRSAMIGILELKQNGQNLQLSSKREKPDSDAGVYLAYKQKLFKLPIEEVFHVLEAPRGSLTAKHKMWIFSIPFLTIHYSIVKR, encoded by the coding sequence ATGAAGTTTCGTAGCATAGCTATTATTCACATTGTTTTATTTCTATTATCCGTACTTTTCCATGCAGGTCCATGGTATTTTTTATTGCTTACAGCAGCACAGCTTGTCTATGTTCCGCTTGTTTTGCAGCTCGTCATGAAAAAAGGGGACTGGTTTTATAAGCTGTATCCCTATGTTTCGATTCCTGGTTATGCATCTGTTTTTATCTTGCAAATAACGGGTGAAAACTCATTGGATGTCTTTTTTGCAGGTGTCTATTTGTTCTTTACGATTATCGCAGCAGCTTATGGATGCTCACGTTTTTTAAGCCGGGGTTTTATCCATTTTGAGGAATTTTCCGTGGATATGGGTCTGTTTTCCTTAATGGTCGGCGGAGCTTGGTTCTTTGCCCATATAGCAGACATTGAAACTGGCTTTTCCCCTATCATCAGGTGGCTGACAGGCATTCACTTTCACTATTCTTCCTTTTTGCTGCCGATTTTTGCAGGGTTTTTGGGGAGAATTTCGAAACCTCCATTTTACCGGCTTTCGACTTCAATCCTGATTGTATCGCCAATTATTGTAGCGCTGGGGATTACCTTTTCAGTCTGGCTTGAGCTATTGTCGGTCCTATTTTACATAGTTGGCATTTATGGTTTGATCTATCACTCATTTGATGTGCAGCTTCATCAAGCGAAATGGCTGATCAGACTATCCTTTTCAGCTCTTGGGATCACGATTCTTTTTTCATTGGCTTATGCCCTGGGAAATGTATGGGGAGATTTCACCGTAACCATTACCTATATGCTTACTTTTCATGGCATGCTGAATTGCGGCTTATTTGCTTTACTTGGGGTGATTGGCTGGTCCATTTTCACGCCTTCTGCCCCAGAGGCTGCGTCATTTTCAATCAGCAAAGTCAGAGGAAAAAGAGTGATTGGCGAAAAAATACTGGATAAGATTGCAGAGAAGAATTCAGCTGAATACGAGGGACTGGTAGATGATATGGGAATCTATGAACCTCACATTTCTCTGAAAACCCTGTCTAAAGACATTATCAGCTTTTATGAAAATACGAATCAATACCGCCTGCTTGCAGAGGTGAAATGGCACAACTGGTTCAAGCTATTCGCAATCCTCTACCGATTAATCAGCCGGCAAGTGAAGCAAATTAATCTGCCTGTATCAAGCAAGCAGACAGAAATGACCGGAAACATCTATCCGGTAAAAAAAGAACACGATGACAGAGAATCTGCCCGGGCATGGGTGAGGAAAGTAAATGGCGAAACTGCCTTTGTAGCTCTCTATTCGTATCACAAAACAAATGAAAAAACCTATATGAACATCGCGCTTCCTCTCCCCCGCTCAGCCATGATTGGGATACTGGAACTCAAGCAGAATGGGCAGAACCTTCAGCTTTCAAGCAAAAGAGAGAAGCCGGATTCAGATGCGGGTGTCTACTTAGCTTACAAACAGAAACTTTTTAAGCTACCAATTGAAGAAGTTTTTCATGTTTTAGAAGCACCGCGGGGAAGTCTGACCGCTAAGCATAAAATGTGGATTTTTTCGATTCCCTTTTTAACCATTCATTATTCAATAGTAAAAAGGTAA
- a CDS encoding DedA family protein, producing the protein MENWITDFMEQYGYFGIFLMIALENIFPPIPSEVVLPFGGFMTINSDMNVIGVILAATAGSVVGAVILFWIGLQLDVERLEKIIDKWGHILRVKKKDVHRADVWFDKYGIWTVFFCRMVPLLRSLISIPAGMSNMNFLKFVLFTTFGTLIWNIALVMLGASLGEAWPKINDYVGVYSSVIYAVLGVAAVVFIIWFIRRRQTKSTH; encoded by the coding sequence TTGGAGAACTGGATTACGGATTTTATGGAGCAATATGGATACTTTGGCATTTTCCTGATGATCGCATTAGAAAACATATTCCCTCCTATTCCTTCTGAAGTTGTTTTGCCTTTTGGAGGCTTCATGACAATCAATTCCGACATGAATGTGATTGGAGTCATACTCGCCGCTACAGCAGGTTCTGTTGTCGGTGCAGTCATTTTATTCTGGATCGGACTGCAGCTGGACGTTGAACGGCTTGAAAAAATCATTGATAAGTGGGGGCATATTCTAAGAGTAAAGAAGAAGGATGTGCACCGGGCAGATGTATGGTTTGATAAATACGGTATATGGACCGTTTTTTTCTGCCGTATGGTTCCGCTTCTTCGCAGCCTCATCTCCATTCCGGCAGGCATGTCGAATATGAATTTCCTGAAATTTGTTCTATTTACAACCTTTGGAACCCTGATCTGGAATATTGCACTTGTTATGCTGGGGGCATCACTCGGTGAAGCATGGCCTAAAATCAATGATTATGTCGGCGTCTATTCGTCAGTCATTTATGCAGTTCTTGGAGTTGCAGCTGTTGTATTTATAATCTGGTTTATTCGCAGAAGGCAAACGAAGAGTACACATTAA
- a CDS encoding histidine phosphatase family protein, producing MTKIGIIRHGRTAWNVERRAQGSSDIPLDENGMEEAVKLAERLSSEDWNLIYASPLTRAKQTAEYIAAKLGNLPIQFDARLKEVDGGQIEGTTEAERIKKWGADWRELDLGIEKTDAVIKRGQLFFEELIKRHPEKNILIVSHGMFISHFLRQVVPHLEMKDALRNTSISTIVKVEKGWDCDLYNCTRHL from the coding sequence ATGACGAAAATAGGGATTATCCGCCATGGACGCACGGCTTGGAATGTAGAGAGAAGAGCACAAGGGAGCTCAGATATTCCTCTTGATGAGAATGGAATGGAAGAAGCAGTGAAGCTTGCGGAAAGGTTAAGCTCTGAGGACTGGAATCTGATTTATGCAAGTCCGTTAACAAGGGCAAAACAGACCGCAGAATACATAGCAGCAAAGCTTGGAAATCTGCCAATTCAATTCGATGCAAGACTAAAGGAAGTGGACGGAGGTCAAATAGAAGGAACGACAGAAGCGGAAAGAATAAAGAAATGGGGAGCTGACTGGAGGGAGCTCGATCTTGGAATTGAGAAGACTGACGCTGTCATCAAAAGAGGTCAGTTGTTTTTTGAAGAATTAATAAAGAGGCATCCTGAAAAAAACATTTTGATTGTCAGTCACGGAATGTTTATCTCCCATTTTTTAAGACAGGTGGTGCCTCATTTAGAAATGAAGGATGCACTGAGAAATACGTCGATCTCGACAATCGTCAAAGTGGAGAAGGGATGGGATTGCGACTTATATAACTGTACAAGGCATTTGTAA
- a CDS encoding STAS domain-containing protein gives MQSKNKLHTTLKKINKVIIDQKQELIQAIKVEKSIKYPNFNQSISEELSNWREKLMNVYAEGILLEKQESIVLLNSWGRETSDLLIAIQFPLDLAIEEIKFYRDMIGNIIKEQAKAASLSLDEFYELLSSFDHVVDHAIHLISVFYMKKYSTNILSAKNAVDELSVPIVNVSEKIGVLPLIGDLDTQRAQVLMDVALTKSAECAYEYLIIDLSGVPVIDTMVANQIFNVLDALQLLGVETKLSGIRPEIAQTMISLGLDFKDAKSFSSLHLALKYIGFEQKNAG, from the coding sequence ATGCAGAGTAAAAACAAATTACACACAACCCTTAAGAAAATAAATAAAGTGATTATAGATCAAAAACAAGAACTGATCCAAGCTATAAAAGTAGAAAAGAGCATCAAATACCCGAATTTCAATCAGTCTATCAGCGAAGAACTTTCAAATTGGAGAGAAAAATTGATGAATGTTTATGCTGAAGGGATTTTGCTTGAGAAGCAGGAATCTATTGTTCTCTTAAACAGCTGGGGAAGAGAAACATCTGATTTGCTGATTGCGATTCAATTTCCGCTGGATCTTGCCATTGAAGAAATCAAGTTTTACCGGGATATGATTGGCAACATTATTAAAGAGCAGGCGAAGGCCGCCAGTTTATCTCTGGATGAGTTTTACGAGCTGCTTTCTTCTTTTGATCATGTGGTGGATCACGCCATTCATCTGATCAGTGTTTTTTATATGAAAAAATACTCAACCAACATTCTATCTGCCAAAAATGCTGTTGATGAGTTATCTGTGCCAATCGTGAATGTATCAGAAAAAATTGGGGTTCTTCCATTAATCGGAGACCTTGATACACAGCGTGCACAAGTATTGATGGACGTTGCTTTAACGAAAAGTGCTGAATGTGCATATGAGTATTTGATTATTGATTTATCGGGCGTACCTGTCATTGATACGATGGTTGCAAACCAAATTTTTAATGTGCTGGATGCTCTTCAGCTATTGGGCGTTGAAACAAAATTGAGCGGAATCCGCCCAGAAATTGCCCAGACTATGATTAGTCTTGGTCTTGATTTTAAAGATGCAAAATCCTTTTCAAGTCTGCATCTTGCCTTGAAATATATAGGGTTTGAACAGAAAAATGCAGGATGA
- a CDS encoding AraC family transcriptional regulator — translation MKWIKSIQKAIDYMEEHLLEDISIEQIAKEANASAFHFQRTFTILTDISVGEYLRRRRLTLAAQELANSRSKVIDLAYKYGYDTPESFTKAFRRQHGISPSDARKSTCKLIFYSRLTIQVSLKGADPLNYKVVERKGFDAVGIKREFSCENEENQIGIPKLWNEVNQDGTNELLMNLNNGEIKGVMGICVGGSNKMMDYWVAAEYDGEPPEGLSKLTIPAAKWVVFEVHGPMPDAMQNAWKQIFSEWFPTSGYEHAGTPDLEVYSNDDPFSSNYYSEIWIPVKA, via the coding sequence ATGAAATGGATTAAGTCAATACAGAAGGCGATTGACTATATGGAAGAACATTTGCTTGAAGATATTTCGATTGAACAGATTGCTAAAGAGGCAAATGCTTCAGCCTTTCATTTTCAGCGGACGTTTACCATCTTAACGGACATTTCTGTTGGGGAATATCTTCGGCGCAGACGTTTAACATTAGCCGCCCAGGAACTTGCAAACAGCCGCTCTAAAGTGATTGATCTTGCCTATAAGTATGGCTATGACACTCCCGAATCGTTTACAAAGGCTTTCAGAAGACAGCACGGGATTTCACCTAGTGATGCCAGAAAAAGCACATGTAAACTAATATTCTACAGCCGCCTGACCATTCAGGTGAGTTTGAAAGGGGCAGATCCTTTGAATTACAAAGTGGTAGAACGAAAAGGGTTTGATGCAGTCGGGATTAAACGTGAGTTTTCATGTGAGAATGAGGAAAATCAGATCGGAATTCCTAAGCTTTGGAATGAAGTAAATCAGGATGGAACCAATGAGCTGCTGATGAATCTGAACAATGGAGAAATTAAAGGCGTGATGGGGATTTGTGTAGGAGGCAGCAACAAGATGATGGATTATTGGGTAGCTGCAGAGTATGACGGTGAACCGCCTGAAGGCCTGTCAAAGCTTACAATTCCAGCGGCAAAATGGGTTGTATTTGAAGTTCATGGCCCAATGCCGGATGCCATGCAAAATGCGTGGAAGCAAATTTTCTCAGAATGGTTCCCGACGAGCGGATATGAGCATGCCGGCACACCTGATTTAGAAGTGTATTCAAATGATGATCCATTTAGCTCAAACTATTATTCAGAGATTTGGATTCCTGTTAAAGCATAA
- a CDS encoding long-chain-fatty-acid--CoA ligase, producing MKVPLLLPQFLDRAVKLYGEKTAVIDELKEFTYAEVNDRVNQLSRGLRELGIEKGDRVAYLAPNSSEMYEGFYGVLQLGAVIVPLNTRLIPDDYVYILNHSETKALFVDHELYSQIEPVADQLKTVKTIIVHGLEISGDGPVAYEQWLSQYEKHKIDRPEMEEDDLATLLYTSGTTGKPKGVMLTHRSNYLHALATMHHLRVSDRDVLLHVLPMFHVNGWGSPFYYTANGATQVCLRKVLPADIIKKINDYGVTVMHMAPTVLNSLLQFSEVNGFTKQPQDIRIVIAGSAPPPAFVKRVEEELKWEFIQVYGMTEASPLITTSIIRDTQQCLLPEEKYRLKAKAGYQFIGSDVRVFNELGEEVKHNSQEIGEIAVRGNGVMEGYWNNQEGTDEVIRGGWYYTGDMAVVDEDGNIEIADRKKDIIISGGENISSIEVEGVLYDHPAVQEVAVISVPHEKWGETPQAIVVIKDGQLTSEEELIAFARSKLAHFKAPTRVIFADELPKTASGKIQKVHLRKEFWKEKEKFVN from the coding sequence ATGAAGGTGCCATTGCTGCTGCCTCAGTTTTTGGATCGGGCTGTCAAGCTTTACGGGGAGAAAACAGCTGTGATTGATGAGTTAAAAGAATTTACATATGCAGAAGTAAATGATAGAGTCAATCAGCTTTCGCGGGGGCTAAGGGAATTAGGGATTGAAAAAGGGGATCGCGTTGCCTATCTTGCACCAAATTCTTCTGAAATGTACGAGGGGTTTTACGGGGTTCTTCAGCTTGGAGCGGTTATTGTTCCTCTGAATACAAGGCTGATTCCGGATGATTATGTGTATATATTAAATCACAGTGAAACAAAAGCATTGTTTGTTGATCATGAACTTTATTCACAGATTGAGCCTGTTGCAGATCAATTGAAAACCGTTAAAACCATTATTGTCCACGGTCTTGAAATCAGTGGAGACGGGCCGGTTGCTTATGAGCAATGGCTTAGTCAATATGAAAAACATAAAATCGATCGTCCTGAGATGGAGGAGGACGATCTGGCAACTCTCCTTTATACGAGCGGGACAACCGGAAAGCCTAAAGGTGTCATGCTGACACACCGCAGCAACTATTTGCATGCACTCGCTACGATGCATCATCTTCGGGTTTCTGATCGGGATGTTCTTCTGCATGTTCTTCCGATGTTCCATGTCAATGGATGGGGATCGCCATTTTATTACACGGCAAATGGAGCGACACAGGTATGTCTCCGAAAAGTGCTGCCGGCCGATATTATCAAAAAAATAAATGACTATGGAGTAACCGTCATGCATATGGCTCCAACTGTCCTTAACAGCCTGCTTCAGTTCTCGGAAGTGAACGGCTTCACAAAACAGCCGCAGGATATCCGGATTGTCATAGCAGGATCTGCCCCGCCGCCTGCATTTGTGAAGCGGGTGGAGGAGGAATTGAAGTGGGAGTTTATCCAAGTCTATGGCATGACTGAAGCATCCCCGCTAATTACAACTTCCATTATCCGTGATACACAGCAGTGTCTTTTGCCGGAGGAAAAATATCGTTTAAAAGCAAAAGCAGGCTATCAGTTCATTGGAAGCGATGTGAGAGTTTTTAATGAGCTTGGAGAGGAAGTTAAGCACAACAGTCAGGAAATCGGTGAGATTGCGGTGCGCGGAAACGGTGTAATGGAAGGCTATTGGAACAATCAGGAAGGAACAGATGAAGTCATTCGCGGCGGCTGGTACTATACCGGTGACATGGCTGTTGTGGATGAGGATGGCAACATTGAAATTGCTGATCGAAAAAAAGATATTATTATCAGCGGAGGAGAAAACATTTCTTCCATCGAAGTCGAAGGCGTCCTGTATGATCACCCTGCAGTGCAGGAGGTCGCTGTCATTTCTGTTCCCCATGAAAAATGGGGAGAAACGCCGCAGGCCATTGTCGTCATAAAGGATGGACAGCTGACAAGCGAGGAAGAACTTATCGCCTTTGCACGCAGCAAGTTAGCCCATTTCAAAGCTCCGACGAGAGTGATATTTGCAGATGAGCTGCCTAAAACGGCATCAGGCAAAATTCAAAAAGTACATCTTCGGAAGGAATTCTGGAAGGAAAAAGAGAAGTTTGTAAACTGA
- a CDS encoding MFS transporter, translating into MARSIILAAGFGLSLCTFLFGFTTIPLMALFLSFAFGVMEQLKTIAMQTILQSNAPAGKLPKVYSSQGAMLSLTFGLASLLFGFLAEETNVQTVFAVSALILLGSAVFAFQRRKDLKLLTKFDNQ; encoded by the coding sequence TTGGCTCGGTCAATCATTCTGGCTGCAGGATTTGGTTTAAGCCTTTGTACGTTTCTGTTTGGATTCACGACCATCCCTTTGATGGCCCTTTTCCTCTCCTTCGCATTTGGAGTGATGGAACAGCTGAAAACCATAGCCATGCAGACCATACTGCAAAGCAATGCGCCAGCCGGCAAGCTTCCAAAGGTTTATTCCTCTCAAGGTGCCATGCTTTCATTAACATTTGGTCTTGCGTCCTTACTCTTTGGCTTTTTGGCAGAGGAGACAAATGTGCAGACAGTATTTGCGGTTTCAGCCTTGATTCTTCTCGGTTCAGCTGTGTTCGCCTTTCAAAGACGGAAGGATCTTAAGCTTTTAACAAAATTTGATAATCAATAA
- a CDS encoding DUF4166 domain-containing protein, which produces MSIYRSVLGDQYKRLHPKLQKRYEFPFTAKGVMRTIKGGPKWLYPFFLAGVRFKLLFPEYGKDIPFTIRNTPCTGSNGEEQVHWERIFYFKNKKRYFNALMSLDSKRNLIKDYLGEPKLFYSDLAFHVNDNGQLKIESRCQRLVLGNHEIPMPRMLQGLASVTESYDDERNIFLINVSVKNPVIGTVFTYEGEFTADEVS; this is translated from the coding sequence ATGTCTATTTATAGAAGTGTATTAGGCGATCAGTATAAACGGCTCCATCCCAAGCTTCAAAAAAGGTATGAGTTTCCCTTTACAGCTAAAGGGGTGATGAGAACAATAAAAGGCGGTCCTAAATGGCTATATCCCTTCTTTTTAGCAGGAGTCCGCTTTAAACTCCTATTTCCGGAGTATGGGAAAGATATTCCGTTTACGATCAGGAATACACCGTGCACTGGTTCAAACGGAGAAGAACAGGTTCACTGGGAACGGATCTTTTATTTTAAAAATAAGAAAAGGTACTTCAATGCCTTAATGAGTCTGGATTCTAAAAGAAACTTGATTAAAGATTACCTGGGTGAGCCGAAACTGTTCTATTCAGATTTAGCTTTCCATGTGAATGATAACGGGCAATTAAAAATAGAGTCCAGATGTCAGCGGCTTGTTCTTGGAAATCATGAGATTCCCATGCCGAGAATGCTTCAGGGATTGGCCTCGGTTACAGAATCATATGACGATGAAAGAAATATCTTTTTAATAAATGTTTCAGTCAAAAATCCTGTCATTGGCACTGTTTTTACATATGAAGGAGAGTTTACAGCAGATGAAGTTTCGTAG
- a CDS encoding lysoplasmalogenase translates to MFTILLFMFVFASGTAYMAAIYYKKERWVYALKPGTMLLIIGMAFINLKAAGIYGILVVSGLLFSLSGDVFLMLPADRFLQGLSSFFIAHVLYTAAFISERADGESNPLIWSVLIVLALLFFRLLFKGVKEKGGIAMIAAVSLYITVITLMTGTSFFSGQVLIIAAALLFYLSDAVLAWDRFRNSLKYRDYMVMSTYFLAQLLFAVSVYLFN, encoded by the coding sequence ATGTTTACAATCCTTTTATTTATGTTCGTTTTTGCTTCTGGAACGGCTTACATGGCAGCCATTTATTATAAAAAAGAAAGATGGGTTTATGCGCTGAAACCAGGAACGATGCTTTTGATCATTGGAATGGCCTTCATTAATCTGAAGGCCGCAGGCATTTACGGAATACTGGTTGTCTCGGGATTGCTGTTTTCGCTTTCAGGCGATGTCTTTCTCATGCTGCCTGCTGACCGTTTTTTGCAGGGGTTAAGTTCTTTTTTTATAGCTCATGTTCTTTACACTGCGGCTTTTATCTCTGAGCGGGCAGACGGTGAAAGCAATCCCCTTATTTGGAGTGTGCTGATTGTCCTTGCTCTCCTCTTTTTCCGCCTTCTTTTTAAAGGAGTAAAAGAAAAAGGGGGGATTGCAATGATCGCAGCTGTTTCGCTGTATATAACGGTCATTACACTGATGACCGGGACGTCTTTTTTCAGCGGACAAGTCCTGATCATCGCAGCAGCATTATTATTTTACCTATCAGATGCAGTGCTGGCATGGGACCGATTCAGGAATTCTTTAAAATACAGGGACTATATGGTGATGAGCACTTATTTTCTGGCGCAGCTTCTATTTGCTGTCAGTGTCTATCTTTTTAATTAA
- a CDS encoding DUF2161 domain-containing phosphodiesterase codes for MEKDKILEKDLYFPVQRYFLNQSYAVYGEVNDCDLAAVKDEELILVELKLRLNVELLIQAAKRQRYTEHVYIAIPKPSYSLRSKKWKDLCYLVKRLELGLIIVSFRQGKGYAEMKMEPASFDRGKSMKQSKKKRDRILAEIAGRSGDHNVGGVNKTKIMTAYKERCIHIACCLERKGQLSPKILREMGTGDKTLSILNKNYYGWFERVERGTYTLSETGKKGLLMHKALSEYYYTKIED; via the coding sequence ATGGAAAAAGACAAGATTTTAGAAAAGGATTTATATTTTCCTGTGCAAAGATATTTTCTTAACCAAAGCTATGCAGTTTACGGAGAAGTGAATGACTGTGATTTGGCTGCGGTTAAGGATGAAGAGCTGATTTTAGTTGAACTGAAGCTCAGGTTAAACGTAGAACTGCTCATTCAGGCTGCGAAAAGACAGCGGTATACAGAGCATGTTTATATTGCTATTCCCAAACCATCATACAGTTTGCGTTCAAAAAAATGGAAGGATCTTTGCTACTTGGTGAAGCGGCTGGAGCTCGGTCTGATTATCGTGTCTTTTCGTCAAGGAAAAGGCTATGCTGAAATGAAAATGGAACCTGCTTCCTTCGATAGAGGTAAAAGTATGAAGCAAAGCAAGAAAAAGAGAGACAGAATACTCGCTGAAATTGCCGGGAGAAGCGGAGATCATAATGTCGGCGGGGTGAACAAAACGAAAATCATGACAGCTTACAAGGAAAGGTGCATTCACATTGCCTGCTGCCTCGAACGGAAAGGTCAGCTTAGTCCTAAAATTCTCCGTGAAATGGGAACTGGTGATAAAACGCTCTCGATCCTAAATAAAAATTACTATGGCTGGTTTGAGAGGGTAGAAAGAGGGACGTATACCTTGAGTGAAACCGGGAAAAAAGGATTGCTGATGCATAAAGCACTGAGTGAGTACTACTATACTAAGATTGAAGATTAG
- a CDS encoding DoxX-like family protein, producing the protein MKRKPIYVELPIGSDMEKLWNATQTPDLHSSWDLRFSSITYLPKKENEPQHFLYKTNIGFGQSVQGWGKSAGTFHAEDGSRTSSLQFGTDQKISLIKEGKGYWKYIQKQETLTFLTQYDYKVNFGRLGTFCDGMIFRPLIGWATALSFDVLKRWLEKNEAPASQYLRFFSIWLISFLFFFIWTYHGTVPKLLFQQPEEVSMTQNLLSISMGQASSIVSAVGIAEILFGLLWLLPINKRRLFGVQIMAFPLLSLSAVLAEPANLVHPFSPITFNAALFILSIIGFFQSRDLPTASSCKRKR; encoded by the coding sequence ATGAAAAGAAAACCAATTTACGTGGAATTACCGATCGGCTCAGACATGGAAAAACTATGGAACGCAACACAAACTCCAGACTTGCATTCGAGCTGGGATTTGCGTTTTTCATCGATAACATACCTTCCGAAAAAAGAGAACGAACCTCAGCATTTTTTATACAAAACCAACATTGGCTTTGGGCAGAGCGTCCAAGGATGGGGAAAAAGTGCAGGGACCTTTCATGCTGAAGATGGATCGAGGACATCCTCCCTTCAATTCGGAACTGATCAAAAAATCTCCCTTATCAAAGAAGGCAAGGGTTACTGGAAGTACATACAAAAACAAGAAACCCTGACTTTTTTGACACAATACGATTATAAAGTGAACTTTGGCCGATTAGGAACGTTCTGTGATGGAATGATCTTTCGGCCGTTAATCGGCTGGGCAACTGCCTTAAGCTTTGATGTCCTGAAAAGATGGCTTGAAAAGAACGAAGCGCCCGCCTCCCAGTATTTACGCTTTTTTAGTATATGGCTTATTTCCTTTCTTTTCTTTTTTATATGGACCTATCATGGCACAGTGCCTAAATTGCTTTTCCAGCAGCCTGAAGAAGTATCTATGACACAAAACTTGCTGTCCATTTCCATGGGACAGGCTTCCTCAATCGTATCTGCGGTTGGCATAGCTGAAATTCTATTCGGACTGTTGTGGCTTTTGCCTATTAATAAAAGAAGGTTATTTGGTGTGCAGATTATGGCTTTTCCGCTTCTATCGCTTTCAGCCGTTTTGGCAGAGCCTGCAAACCTTGTTCATCCATTCAGTCCAATTACCTTCAATGCTGCTTTATTCATCCTTTCTATAATTGGATTCTTCCAAAGCCGGGATCTTCCGACAGCAAGCAGCTGCAAGAGAAAGAGATAA
- a CDS encoding FtsW/RodA/SpoVE family cell cycle protein codes for MFIRILKSYDYSLIAAFFLLSTFGLLMVYSSSMITSILRYDVTSSYFFKKQSISLLIGFIMFAVLSFFPYKIFLQKKMIKLLFYISIGSLLFVIVFGHTAGNAQSWVKFGGAAIQPAEFAKMWVIIYLSALLAKKQRYMDEFGNAILPPVIFVVVIFILILLQPDFGTALIILLNAAIIILCSGITLKSFIKLSAFTALAVTIGLLLLFVTNKLADVFSSERISRFTGFMDPFENIADSGYQLVSSYYAISSGGMVGLGLGNSIQKYGYLPESHTDFIMAVISEELGLFGVLFVIGLIAFIVLKGFVISKNCPDPFGSLLAIGISSMIGIQAIVNLGAVAGLLPITGVTLPFVSYGGSSLILLCISAGMLVNISMMNTFKQAYSKPQAI; via the coding sequence ATGTTCATCAGAATTCTTAAATCCTACGACTATTCGTTAATAGCAGCCTTTTTTTTATTAAGTACGTTCGGGCTCCTTATGGTTTACAGCTCAAGTATGATAACATCCATCTTAAGATATGATGTGACGAGCAGCTATTTTTTCAAAAAGCAGAGTATTTCACTGCTGATAGGGTTTATTATGTTTGCTGTCCTATCATTTTTCCCTTATAAAATCTTTCTTCAGAAAAAGATGATTAAGCTCTTATTTTACATATCAATCGGTTCTTTATTATTTGTCATCGTTTTTGGGCATACAGCCGGAAACGCTCAAAGCTGGGTGAAGTTTGGCGGAGCAGCTATTCAGCCCGCAGAGTTTGCAAAGATGTGGGTGATTATTTATTTATCAGCTCTGCTTGCAAAAAAACAGAGATATATGGATGAATTCGGCAACGCCATTTTGCCGCCTGTTATTTTTGTTGTTGTGATCTTTATTTTGATTTTGCTCCAGCCCGATTTTGGGACAGCACTCATCATTTTATTGAATGCTGCGATCATCATTCTTTGTTCCGGTATTACGTTAAAAAGCTTTATTAAATTATCGGCCTTTACAGCGCTTGCAGTGACGATCGGGCTTTTGCTTTTATTTGTCACAAATAAATTAGCCGATGTCTTCTCATCTGAGAGAATTTCGAGATTCACAGGTTTTATGGATCCCTTTGAAAATATCGCCGATTCAGGCTATCAGCTGGTCAGCTCCTACTATGCAATCAGCAGCGGCGGCATGGTCGGGCTCGGCCTTGGAAACAGCATTCAAAAATATGGCTATTTGCCGGAAAGCCATACGGATTTTATTATGGCGGTCATCAGTGAAGAGCTAGGACTGTTCGGAGTACTCTTTGTCATCGGGCTGATTGCGTTTATCGTGCTAAAAGGCTTTGTGATCAGCAAAAACTGTCCGGATCCATTTGGCTCACTCCTTGCCATTGGCATTTCATCCATGATCGGAATTCAGGCAATCGTCAACCTTGGAGCTGTAGCCGGACTGCTTCCGATTACGGGCGTTACCCTTCCATTTGTAAGCTACGGGGGATCATCGCTGATCCTGCTCTGCATCTCTGCAGGAATGCTTGTGAACATTTCCATGATGAATACATTTAAACAGGCATACAGTAAGCCGCAGGCTATATAG